A region from the Streptomyces tsukubensis genome encodes:
- a CDS encoding alkaline phosphatase family protein yields the protein MVQPDTAAFWPDDPLPLAVNSAPVPEYGSGSLADLLPTLAAGLGVPGFTAAISELVPADRVCVFLIDGLGWEQIRNHPEHAPYLHSLLHTSRGGTGRPITAGFPATTATSLASVGTGLPPGLHGLPGYSVRNPATGALMNQLRWKPYTDPHAWQPHPTVFGLAHEAGVRTAQVSSPLFETTPLTRIALSGGTFHGRLSGEERMDLAAEQLAAADRSLVYTYYSDVDGMGHRYGVDSDAWRGQLAHADRLVQRLAEQLPRRTALYVTADHGMIDVPFDEESRVDFDEDWELRAGVALLGGEGRARHVYAVPGAAADVLTVWREVLGDRFWVASREEAIAAGWFGPVVDERVLGRIGDVVAAACEDLAITASVQEPLESALAGMHGSMTPAEQLVPLIEIRS from the coding sequence ATGGTCCAGCCCGACACGGCGGCCTTCTGGCCGGACGATCCGCTGCCGCTGGCGGTCAACAGCGCACCGGTGCCCGAGTACGGCTCCGGATCCCTCGCCGATCTGCTGCCGACGCTCGCCGCCGGGCTCGGAGTGCCCGGTTTCACCGCGGCCATATCCGAACTCGTCCCGGCCGACCGCGTCTGCGTCTTCCTGATCGACGGCCTCGGCTGGGAACAGATCCGGAACCACCCGGAGCACGCCCCGTACCTCCACTCCCTGCTGCACACCTCCCGCGGCGGTACGGGCCGGCCGATCACCGCCGGATTCCCGGCTACCACGGCCACCTCACTGGCCTCCGTCGGCACCGGGCTCCCCCCGGGCCTCCACGGACTCCCGGGGTACTCGGTCCGCAACCCCGCCACCGGCGCCCTGATGAACCAGCTGCGCTGGAAGCCGTACACCGATCCGCACGCCTGGCAGCCCCACCCCACCGTCTTCGGGCTCGCCCACGAGGCCGGGGTCCGTACGGCCCAGGTGTCGTCCCCCCTCTTCGAGACCACCCCGCTGACCCGGATCGCGCTCAGCGGCGGAACGTTCCACGGCAGGCTGAGCGGCGAGGAGCGGATGGACCTCGCGGCCGAGCAGCTCGCCGCCGCCGACCGCTCCCTCGTCTACACCTACTACAGCGACGTCGACGGCATGGGCCACCGCTACGGAGTCGACTCCGACGCCTGGCGCGGACAGCTCGCCCACGCCGACCGGCTGGTCCAGCGGCTCGCCGAGCAGCTGCCGCGCCGTACCGCGCTCTATGTCACCGCCGACCACGGCATGATCGACGTGCCGTTCGACGAGGAGTCGAGGGTCGACTTCGACGAGGACTGGGAGCTGCGCGCCGGGGTCGCCCTGCTGGGCGGCGAGGGCCGGGCCCGTCATGTCTACGCCGTTCCCGGTGCCGCGGCGGATGTGCTGACGGTCTGGCGCGAGGTCCTCGGTGACCGGTTCTGGGTGGCGAGCCGGGAGGAGGCGATCGCGGCGGGCTGGTTCGGTCCGGTCGTCGACGAGCGGGTCCTGGGCCGGATCGGTGATGTGGTCGCCGCCGCCTGCGAGGACCTCGCCATCACCGCGTCCGTCCAGGAGCCCCTGGAGTCGGCGCTGGCCGGAATGCACGGTTCGATGACGCCCGCCGAGCAGCTCGTACCGCTGATCGAAATCCGCTCCTGA
- a CDS encoding thymidine kinase, translated as MSELVFFSGTMDCGKSTLALQIEHNRSARGLQGMIFTRNDRAGQGKLSSRLGLVTDAVEAPDAFDFYAYLVDRLSSGLRCDYVIADEAQFFTPAQIDQLARVVDDLELDVFAFGITTDFRSKLFPGSQRLVELADRVEVLQVEALCWCGARATHNARTVGGRMVVEGAQVVVGDVNGYDEDVVGYEVLCRRHHRRRMTAASARAAVLSPDVLPVDQPVTPGP; from the coding sequence ATGTCCGAGCTGGTGTTCTTCTCCGGAACCATGGACTGCGGCAAATCCACCCTCGCCCTCCAGATCGAACACAACCGGTCGGCCCGCGGCCTCCAGGGCATGATCTTCACCCGCAACGACCGTGCGGGCCAGGGCAAGCTGTCCTCCCGGCTCGGACTGGTCACGGATGCCGTCGAGGCCCCGGACGCCTTCGACTTCTACGCCTATCTCGTCGACCGGCTCTCCTCGGGGCTGCGCTGCGACTACGTCATCGCGGACGAGGCGCAGTTCTTCACCCCCGCCCAGATCGACCAGCTGGCCCGGGTCGTGGACGATCTGGAGCTGGACGTCTTCGCCTTCGGCATCACCACCGACTTCCGCTCCAAGCTCTTCCCCGGCTCGCAGCGGCTGGTGGAGCTGGCGGACCGGGTCGAGGTGCTCCAGGTCGAGGCCCTGTGCTGGTGCGGAGCCCGGGCCACGCACAACGCCCGGACCGTCGGCGGCCGGATGGTCGTCGAAGGCGCGCAGGTCGTCGTCGGCGACGTCAACGGCTACGACGAGGACGTCGTCGGATACGAGGTGCTGTGCCGCCGCCACCACCGGCGCCGGATGACGGCGGCGAGCGCCCGGGCCGCCGTGCTCTCCCCCGATGTGCTGCCGGTGGACCAGCCGGTCACCCCCGGACCCTGA
- a CDS encoding VOC family protein — protein MTEATRHAPGTPCWVSLMVHDPDATTDFYGALFGWEFHPGPQQLGPYVRALLDGKEVAGIGRLPADQRLPVAWTPYLAAPDVNRTAEELRSCGGTVGVGPLDAEDAGRLAIVTDTAGAVFGLWQAAGHLGIAAHGTHGTPVWNELVTADTSVVVKFYRTVFGYEEQRDPAADTDRTTLIADGRPVAAVRGVGRALPRDRGSHWLTWFEVDDVDAAVGRVVELGGRVVEAAADGDRGRAATVADPEGAVFTVVRTAG, from the coding sequence ATGACCGAGGCGACTCGGCATGCGCCCGGCACACCCTGCTGGGTGAGTCTGATGGTGCACGACCCCGACGCGACGACGGATTTCTACGGAGCGCTCTTCGGCTGGGAGTTCCACCCCGGCCCACAGCAGCTCGGCCCCTATGTCCGCGCACTGCTCGACGGCAAGGAGGTGGCGGGCATCGGGCGGTTGCCCGCCGATCAGAGGCTGCCCGTCGCCTGGACGCCCTATCTGGCGGCCCCGGATGTGAACCGGACGGCGGAGGAGCTGCGCAGCTGCGGCGGCACGGTCGGCGTGGGCCCGCTGGACGCCGAGGACGCGGGGCGGCTGGCGATCGTCACGGACACCGCAGGCGCGGTGTTCGGACTCTGGCAGGCCGCCGGCCATCTGGGCATCGCGGCACACGGTACCCACGGCACCCCGGTCTGGAACGAGCTGGTGACGGCCGATACCTCGGTGGTCGTCAAGTTCTACCGGACGGTCTTCGGCTACGAGGAGCAGCGTGATCCGGCGGCGGACACCGACCGGACGACGCTGATCGCGGACGGACGTCCGGTGGCCGCGGTGCGCGGTGTCGGCAGGGCGCTGCCGCGCGACCGCGGCTCCCACTGGCTGACCTGGTTCGAGGTCGACGACGTGGACGCGGCCGTCGGACGGGTGGTGGAGCTGGGCGGCCGGGTGGTCGAAGCGGCGGCCGACGGGGACCGGGGGCGCGCGGCGACCGTGGCCGACCCGGAGGGCGCGGTGTTCACCGTCGTACGTACCGCGGGCTGA
- a CDS encoding VanW family protein: MLGAGALYVAGLVLTGDEVPSGTTVRGIDIGGLSESEARTKLEKELAAAAGTPLAVTIGDKKDTIDPAAAGLSFDAAKTAAEATRSDKDPFTVIGNLFSSDGGPVDPVVGQDDDKARTALTTLAKKHDRTVREGSITFSQGRAEEVRPVTGQALNVDDAVGTLRTAFTGTASAAPVNLPVKKTEPKTGAEEIDRAMREIARPAVSDPVTLTTGGKQFTVTTGAIGRHLTLRPDGDGKLVPKLDGAKLLKDRVIAPNIAAATEEPKDAVLRLNGAKVEVVSDGTPGQEITAKALTDAVMPLLTKEGTAARTGPVATVTAQPELTRASAAQLGLVEKVSSFTATFEKAAYRSINIGRAAELINGSTVMPGETWSFNETVGERTKENGFTDGIIILNDKYTKAAGGGVSTVATAVFNAMFFAGVKPVEYGAHSFYIERYPEGREATVAWGSLDLRFKNDTGKAIQILTSANDTSVTVTFVGTKKYDEIKAEKGPRTNVKEPGTRPGAEKDCQPQTPLEGFDVTVQRIFMDNGQEVKREPFKTRYTPRDEVTCD; this comes from the coding sequence GTGCTGGGAGCAGGCGCCCTGTACGTCGCGGGACTGGTTCTCACCGGGGACGAGGTCCCCTCGGGAACCACGGTGCGGGGCATCGACATCGGCGGGCTCAGCGAGTCGGAGGCCCGGACCAAGCTGGAGAAGGAGCTGGCCGCCGCGGCCGGCACCCCTCTCGCCGTCACCATCGGCGACAAGAAGGACACGATCGACCCCGCCGCGGCCGGGCTCTCCTTCGACGCGGCGAAGACCGCCGCCGAGGCGACCCGGTCCGACAAGGACCCCTTCACGGTCATCGGCAATCTCTTCTCCTCCGACGGCGGCCCCGTGGATCCGGTGGTCGGCCAGGACGACGACAAGGCCCGTACCGCGCTCACCACCCTGGCGAAGAAGCACGACCGTACGGTCCGTGAGGGCTCCATCACCTTCTCCCAGGGCCGGGCCGAGGAAGTACGCCCGGTCACCGGCCAGGCACTGAACGTGGACGATGCCGTCGGGACCCTGCGCACCGCCTTCACCGGCACCGCCTCCGCGGCCCCGGTGAACCTCCCGGTGAAGAAGACCGAGCCGAAGACGGGCGCCGAGGAGATCGACCGCGCAATGCGCGAGATAGCCCGGCCCGCGGTGTCCGACCCCGTGACACTGACCACCGGCGGCAAGCAGTTCACGGTCACGACGGGCGCGATCGGCCGCCATCTGACCCTCCGTCCCGACGGCGACGGCAAGCTGGTCCCGAAGCTGGACGGCGCGAAGCTGCTCAAGGACCGCGTGATCGCCCCCAATATCGCGGCCGCCACCGAAGAGCCCAAGGACGCCGTGCTCCGGCTGAACGGCGCGAAGGTGGAGGTGGTGTCGGACGGCACCCCCGGCCAGGAGATCACCGCGAAGGCCCTGACGGACGCCGTCATGCCCCTGCTGACCAAGGAAGGCACCGCCGCCCGTACGGGCCCGGTCGCCACGGTCACCGCGCAGCCCGAGCTGACCCGGGCCAGCGCCGCCCAGCTGGGCCTGGTGGAGAAGGTGTCGTCCTTCACCGCCACCTTCGAGAAGGCCGCGTACCGCAGCATCAACATCGGCCGGGCCGCCGAGCTGATCAACGGCTCGACGGTGATGCCGGGCGAGACCTGGAGCTTCAACGAGACCGTCGGCGAGCGGACCAAGGAGAACGGGTTCACCGACGGCATCATCATCCTCAACGACAAGTACACGAAGGCGGCCGGCGGCGGGGTGTCGACCGTGGCCACCGCCGTCTTCAACGCCATGTTCTTCGCCGGGGTCAAGCCCGTCGAGTACGGCGCCCACTCCTTCTACATCGAGCGCTACCCCGAGGGCCGCGAGGCGACGGTCGCCTGGGGCAGCCTGGACCTCCGGTTCAAGAACGACACCGGCAAGGCCATCCAGATCCTGACCAGCGCAAACGACACCTCGGTCACGGTCACCTTCGTCGGCACCAAGAAGTACGACGAGATCAAGGCCGAGAAGGGCCCCCGGACCAATGTGAAGGAGCCCGGCACCCGCCCGGGAGCGGAGAAGGACTGCCAGCCGCAGACCCCGCTGGAGGGCTTCGACGTCACGGTCCAGCGGATCTTCATGGACAACGGCCAGGAAGTGAAGCGGGAGCCGTTCAAGACCCGCTACACGCCGCGCGACGAGGTCACCTGCGACTGA
- a CDS encoding BlaI/MecI/CopY family transcriptional regulator — protein sequence MGALGELEAEIMGLVWRSGEPLGVRSLTDALNTRRPLAYTTVMTVTERLRAKGWLTREKDGRSYRYSAVRSAEDYTAELMEQALDASADRTGALLRFVDRLDAAEAAVLRDALKRGGRA from the coding sequence ATGGGTGCGCTGGGCGAGCTGGAGGCCGAGATCATGGGCCTGGTGTGGCGGAGCGGCGAGCCGCTCGGTGTGCGGTCCCTGACGGACGCGCTGAACACCCGCCGCCCGCTGGCCTATACGACGGTCATGACCGTCACCGAGCGGCTGCGGGCCAAGGGGTGGCTCACCCGGGAGAAGGACGGCCGCTCCTACCGCTACAGCGCGGTGCGTTCGGCGGAGGACTACACGGCGGAGCTGATGGAGCAGGCCCTGGACGCCTCGGCGGACCGGACGGGCGCGCTGCTGCGGTTCGTGGACCGGCTGGACGCGGCGGAGGCCGCGGTCCTGCGGGACGCGCTGAAGCGCGGGGGCCGGGCGTAG
- a CDS encoding DUF5998 family protein, producing the protein MAKTGTTTQGLRAAIERSGYYPALVAEAVEAAVGGERIVSYLVHQETTFDANEVRRHVTVLVLTGNRFIVSHTDEQAADSSSPTPYATTSTESVKLDRISSVVVSRVVANPESYTPGTLPREVVLTIGWGAVSRLDLEPAACGDPNCDADHGYTGNSTADDLSLRVSEAGDGPDTVRQTLAFAQSLSEATAATPTAASR; encoded by the coding sequence ATGGCGAAGACCGGTACGACGACCCAGGGGCTGCGCGCGGCGATCGAGCGCAGCGGCTACTACCCGGCTCTCGTGGCAGAGGCGGTGGAGGCGGCCGTCGGCGGCGAGCGGATCGTCTCGTACCTGGTCCACCAGGAGACGACGTTCGACGCCAACGAGGTCCGCCGTCATGTGACCGTCCTGGTCCTCACGGGCAACCGTTTCATCGTCAGCCACACCGACGAGCAGGCCGCCGACTCCAGCTCCCCGACGCCGTACGCCACCACGTCCACCGAATCGGTCAAACTCGACCGGATCTCCTCCGTCGTGGTCAGCCGTGTCGTCGCCAACCCCGAGTCGTACACCCCGGGCACCCTGCCCCGCGAGGTCGTCCTCACCATCGGCTGGGGCGCCGTCTCCCGGCTCGACCTGGAGCCCGCCGCCTGCGGCGACCCGAACTGCGACGCCGACCACGGCTACACCGGCAACTCCACCGCCGACGACCTCAGCCTCCGGGTCAGCGAAGCGGGCGACGGCCCGGACACCGTCCGCCAGACGCTGGCCTTCGCCCAGTCGCTCTCCGAGGCCACCGCCGCCACCCCGACGGCGGCCTCCCGCTGA
- a CDS encoding NB-ARC domain-containing protein, translating to MTDVDPARAGTSEEYLLLLRQRREVAGLSYRQLERRARRDGGSLPPSTVATMLRRSTLPGPDLIAVYVRACGGGTAEVARWLAARARIAAAAVVPPATEPGRVRLEPAPLHREAGPARGAEGGGGPGRASVPPPRQLPPAIAMPVASARACAELDAVADRCGSGLAIVTGPPGSGKSAVAVHWAHRAADRFPDGQLYVDLRGHRPGTGPLSTAEALTYLLVGLGVPAGAVPADDAQAAAVFRSLVADRRMLVLLDGAVCAEQIRLLRPGGPDTCTVVTSRDSLVGLAVHDAGRPVRIGPLDREASVRLLARAAGDRVVAAEPGAARSLADRCEGLPLALRIAAAALDTGARNPIAGLLDRMRGEGRLDALELHSDGSAGLEAAFACSYRALDVPQQRMFTLLGLWTEPPGTDPAQAAPTVPALAAAAGLTVARARAVLRGLADVHLLVRLPGDRCALPGLLHDYALRLAHEESATVPGAASGAVPPPLPAGVPGIVPGVVSGAPLDIRRVLFPSRPAARV from the coding sequence GTGACCGACGTCGATCCGGCACGTGCCGGTACCAGCGAGGAATATCTGCTGCTGTTGAGACAGCGCCGGGAAGTGGCCGGGCTGTCCTACCGCCAGCTCGAACGCAGGGCCCGCCGGGACGGCGGTTCGCTGCCGCCCAGCACCGTGGCCACCATGCTCCGCCGGTCCACCCTGCCGGGGCCGGATCTGATCGCCGTCTATGTCCGCGCCTGCGGCGGGGGTACGGCCGAGGTGGCCCGGTGGCTCGCGGCCCGGGCCCGGATCGCGGCCGCCGCGGTCGTACCGCCCGCGACGGAACCCGGCCGGGTGCGCCTCGAACCCGCCCCGCTCCACCGCGAGGCCGGCCCCGCCCGAGGTGCGGAAGGCGGGGGAGGTCCGGGCCGCGCCTCCGTACCGCCGCCGCGTCAACTGCCGCCCGCGATCGCGATGCCGGTGGCGTCCGCACGGGCCTGCGCCGAGCTGGACGCGGTGGCCGACCGCTGCGGCTCCGGACTGGCGATCGTCACCGGGCCGCCGGGGTCCGGCAAGTCGGCCGTCGCCGTCCACTGGGCGCACCGTGCCGCGGACCGGTTCCCCGACGGGCAGTTGTACGTCGACCTCCGCGGGCACCGCCCCGGCACCGGCCCCTTGAGCACCGCCGAGGCCCTCACCTATCTGCTGGTCGGCCTCGGGGTGCCCGCCGGTGCCGTGCCCGCCGACGATGCGCAGGCGGCGGCCGTCTTCCGGTCCCTGGTGGCCGACCGGAGGATGCTGGTGCTCCTGGACGGGGCGGTCTGCGCCGAGCAGATCCGGCTGCTGAGACCCGGCGGCCCGGACACCTGCACGGTCGTCACCAGCCGGGACAGCCTGGTGGGGCTCGCCGTCCACGACGCCGGACGGCCCGTACGGATCGGCCCCCTCGACCGGGAGGCCTCGGTCCGGCTCCTGGCCCGCGCCGCCGGTGACCGTGTCGTCGCCGCCGAACCCGGGGCGGCCCGGAGCCTCGCCGACCGGTGCGAGGGGCTCCCGCTGGCCCTGCGGATCGCCGCCGCCGCACTCGACACCGGGGCGCGGAACCCGATCGCCGGGCTCCTCGACCGGATGCGCGGGGAGGGCCGGCTCGACGCGCTGGAACTGCACTCGGACGGCAGCGCCGGTCTGGAGGCCGCCTTCGCGTGCTCCTACCGGGCCCTCGACGTCCCGCAGCAGCGGATGTTCACCCTGCTGGGCCTGTGGACGGAGCCGCCCGGTACGGATCCGGCGCAGGCCGCCCCCACGGTCCCGGCGCTGGCGGCGGCGGCCGGATTGACGGTCGCCCGGGCCCGTGCCGTCCTGCGCGGACTGGCCGACGTCCATCTCCTGGTCCGGCTGCCCGGCGACCGCTGTGCCCTGCCCGGACTGCTGCACGACTATGCGCTCCGGCTCGCCCACGAGGAGTCCGCGACCGTACCGGGGGCCGCTTCCGGGGCCGTACCGCCGCCCCTGCCCGCGGGTGTGCCGGGCATCGTGCCCGGGGTCGTATCGGGCGCGCCGCTCGACATCCGCCGGGTGCTGTTCCCGAGCCGCCCGGCCGCAAGGGTCTGA
- a CDS encoding sulfurtransferase produces MTETPTSVPVPSPIISAAGLAEALAGPRPPVVLDVRYRLGGPHGRPDYDAGHIPGAVFVDLDAELAGVPGERGRHPLPDVADFGAVMRRAGVSAGTPVVAYDGHLGWGAARAWWLLRWTGHADVRVLDGGLAAWRGPLEKDAPSPAEGDFEPRPGGLPLLTADTAAELARTGLLLDARAGERYRGEVEPIDAVAGHIPGAVSAPTGENVDGDGRFLAPAALTARFAALGEVEPGARVGVYCGSGVSGAQQALALELAGFVPALYAGSWSEWSRDPARPVATGAQPG; encoded by the coding sequence ATGACTGAGACACCGACCTCCGTACCCGTGCCGAGTCCGATCATCTCGGCCGCCGGACTTGCCGAGGCGCTCGCCGGACCCCGGCCGCCCGTGGTCCTCGACGTCCGCTACCGGCTGGGCGGGCCGCACGGCCGGCCCGACTACGACGCCGGCCATATCCCCGGTGCCGTCTTCGTCGACCTCGACGCGGAGCTGGCGGGGGTGCCGGGGGAGCGCGGGCGCCATCCGCTGCCCGACGTCGCGGACTTCGGCGCGGTCATGCGGCGGGCCGGGGTGTCGGCCGGGACGCCGGTGGTCGCGTACGACGGACATCTCGGCTGGGGCGCGGCGCGGGCCTGGTGGCTGCTGCGGTGGACCGGGCATGCGGATGTACGGGTGCTGGACGGTGGACTCGCCGCCTGGCGCGGGCCGCTGGAGAAGGACGCCCCGTCGCCGGCGGAAGGCGATTTCGAGCCCCGCCCGGGCGGGCTGCCGCTGCTGACCGCCGACACCGCCGCCGAGCTGGCCCGGACGGGGCTGCTGCTGGACGCCCGGGCGGGCGAGCGGTACCGGGGCGAGGTCGAGCCGATCGACGCGGTCGCCGGGCACATCCCCGGCGCGGTCTCCGCGCCGACCGGTGAGAACGTCGACGGCGACGGGCGTTTTCTGGCGCCCGCGGCGCTCACGGCCCGGTTCGCCGCGCTGGGCGAGGTGGAGCCGGGTGCGCGGGTCGGCGTCTACTGCGGCTCCGGGGTGTCCGGGGCCCAGCAGGCGCTGGCGCTCGAACTCGCCGGATTCGTACCGGCGCTGTACGCGGGCTCCTGGTCGGAGTGGTCCCGCGATCCGGCGCGGCCGGTGGCGACGGGCGCCCAGCCGGGCTGA